A window of Paenibacillus phoenicis genomic DNA:
TTGTTCAAATGTACTTTTGGAGAAGCCCATACTCCTGCGATTGTAGCAAGACTCGCCAACGCTGCAGTTTGAAGCATAGCGATCAGGATAATCACTTGCTTCGACCCGAGCTGAGCCGCTACTTGACTTTCCAGTTCAGGCGTTAAGGTCATCGCTTGCTGCGCTCCTAACAAAGCGCCTGAGATCAAGCCTAGCACCATAACGGCCATCACTTTTTTCGCAGATACCATCTTCTTTATCTTGGTCATCGCTCGTTTTCCTTCCCAATTGTGGATTTCACTGCATCGCTGATGGCAGCATCGTCACGAAGGCCGACATCGCGCAAGTAGATCGAGCCGTTGGCGGATTGATCAAACACGAAACGGATTCGGCTGATCCGCTCCGGCTGGAACGACGGATTGACGTGGCGAAAGTCGGATAGCCGGAAAGCGAAGTTTTGAAAGACCGGCTCCTTGGTCGGCATCAGCGATGTAAACGGCCATTTTACGATACCGCCTTCGAACATCGGCAGCAGACCGCCCGCTGCACTCAGTGGCATGGAAGCCGTGTTGCCGCTTGTATCCTCGACCTCGATGGTCAGATCAACAAGCTCTTCCTGCGTACCCGACCGATCAGCCATGGAGAAGACGAGGGTGCCATTCGGCGGGACGGCAAGCCCGGTGTCGGGCAGGACGATCGTATAGGAAGGGATCCCGTCGACCTTGCCGCGGTCCCAACCGAGGCGAACGGCGCTGAACGGACCGGGGGCGAATTTCATCTCGACCTGTTCTTCTTTCCATTCCGTCAGCCGCTCTCCAATCAGTTGACCGCCGGGCAACGTGGTTGTGGAAAGATCGATATCCTCGTCGAAGGTGCTGATAAGCGTCGTCCGGGCGTCCAAATAATCGTTGATATACATCGTATCCGGCAGCCATTCTCTTGCGTGGCCGAGGTCTTGGAAAATGGCGCGGTATTCGGTCCTCCCGTACAAGGTTGCATCGAGGAAGGACGAGATAAGCACCTTCGCCGCTTGCAGCTGCTCCTCCTGCGGGATCAGCTGGGCCCGGTTATACAGCAGGTTGCCGAGTCCCGGTGCATCGCTTCGCCCCCACACCGTATTGAATTGCCCGTGATTGGCCCCGTAGATATAGACCGACGCTTTGAAATTATCACTGCCAGGTGTGAAGCCGACCCGGTTATACTGGCTTGCTCCGGCGAAGGAACTGACGTCCATGTCGTGGGCGCCTTGAAGGGCGAGGTAGTTCAGATCGATCAGCTCTGTCGGCCGGCTTGCCGGCTCGTACTGGCCGTCTGTACCTGCCAGCGAGATGACGGAACGGATGCCAAAGCCGTAATTGAACTTGATGTTGCCGTCCTCCGGCGGTGACTGCAACTGGTTGTACGCGGCCGCCACCGTTACCGCCTCGCCGCCGCGGGAATGGCCGATCAGCGCGATCCGGTGCATATCCACTTTCCCATAGAACGGGTTGCCCACCGTGCCGTTCCATTTCTTCCATACGCTCAAGTGCTCCAGCATGAGCCAGCCGCGTGCCGGGTTTTCCTTCTCCAGCACGTTCAACATGAACAGGTCGTCGAAGGGCGAGGTGTTGAGAAAATTTTCATCGATCGACACGACGATATAGCCGCGGCTCGCCAGCAGTTCCCCCAAATAGGCATAGCCCGGGTCTGAATAATCGGTGGCGAGATGGTTGCCGTGCACGATCATCACGAGTGGAAATGGCCCTTCTCCATCAGGATACCAGACCAGCCCGTTTAACGGTATCGCTTCCGGTCCAAAACCAAATGTCTTTGTACGGAGGGAGGACCAGTTCGCCACAAAGGCCGAGCCGTCCACCGGCTCCGTGATCAGCGAATCTTCTGCGTTAAAAACCTTTCGGTAGCCGTTTGCGCTGCCGTAGGTTAGTTTTTTGATCGGATACGTCCCCGGCTCCGCAGGATTCGCTAATGTTCCCGGGTAATGCTCTGGTGCTTTCATGACCGACAGCCGGTAAGGCTTCGCCAGTTCCGCGCGCCCGCCATCCACCAGCCAAGCTCCCGTGCAGAGGGTAAACACAACGGTCACTGCCGTCGCAATTCCGGCTATCACCTTCGTGCGTGTTTTTGCTTCGCGATATGAACCCCGGATCCAGCGGGATATTATCGCTCCCGATAAGGAACAGCCGGCCAGCACGGACAAGGTGACGATAAACATGACCGTCATCGGACCAATAAAGCTGATGAACAGCAGGATGAAGGAGGCAAGCGCCAGACCTATGTACCGCGAAGGCATACGTTTGGCAAGATGCAGCACTCCAGCAATAACCATGGCGATTAAAGCAATGGCAAGCAGGAACACTCCGGTCCCGGTCACATAATCCCACAGCCCCCGCGACCCGATCAGATGATAGCTTTGGATGAGAAAAATGACGCCAGCTATGCCAAAGAGCGCGATCGATGCTCCTTTCCAGCCCGGAGTCAGCGGGGGTTGACGCTTGATCCCCCCGACAATCCGTTCCCGCCACGTTCGGATCGAACCCCTTCTGGACAACTCTGTTTCTGCCATATCATGACCTCTTTCTCAGATGATTGTTACAACAACATCCAATATAGAGACCTCGTCTTTCCGCCACCTGTCGCTTTTCTTACAATAACCTTACATAGCAGGAAATCGGCTTTACGGTGCGAACAATACGAAGGAGTGAGGTGGTGGAATAATGCGCAAAACGATACTGTTAGTCGACGACGAGCAGGACATCGTGGACATGCTGAAGCTTTTTCTGGAGCCAGATTATCACGTTCTTGAAGCCAATGACGGACAATCCGCGATGGAGATGTTCGCTCGCGCGTCAATCGACCTGGCGGTGATCGATATCATGATGCCTTATGTGGACGGCTTCAAGCTCCTTCAATGGATACGGAAACATTCCAGGATTCCGGTGATTGTTCTGTCGGCCAAAAATCAGGAGGCGGACAAAATTGCCGGGCTTGGCCTCGGTGCGGATGATTTTATCGCCAAGCCGTTTAGTCCTTTGGAGGTGGTGGCCCGAATTCAGGCGCATTTGCGGAGAACGTACGAATTTAACGATGCCGGTGCGGCGGCGGGAGCAGGCGTGGACACGGCCATTGCTGAGACCCGGCTGGGTGAGCTAATCCTGGATCATGAAGCGTGCTTGTTATACAAGCGCGGAGAACCAATCGAGCTGAGCGCGATCGAATACAAGCTGCTGAAGTTGTTTATGAGCAAGCCGGGGCGCATCTATACGAAAAAGCAAATCTTCGAGCAGGTGTGGTCCGAACCCTATATCGCTGACGACAATACGATTATGGTGCAGATCAGTCGGCTGCGGGACAAAATCGAGGATTCGCCGCGGGAACCCTTTTACATTAGGACGGTTCGCGGCCTCGGATACCGGTTCGCCAAAAAGGATGAGCTGGATGCAACGTAAACCAAAAAAGCTGTTTGGGATGTTGCTTCGGAACTACGTGATTTTTTCACTGACGCTGGGAATGAGCTTCATCGTGCTGCTGCTTTTTTTCGTGGAAAGAACCAACGTGCGAATGCCTAAGGATATGTCGTTGCTGCAAGCGCATGCGATCGTTCGTCCGGATCCGGCTGACATCCAGAGCGATGTGATTGAAGAGGTGGATGGCTGGGTGGAAATTCTCGATGAGCAGCTGCGGATCATGGAGGTCCGAGGAGAGAAGCGGGACGGCAACGTGACGGGCTATACGGAGGGGGAACTAAACGCTTTATTTTACGATTCGGACGACAATCCGTACTATACGTCTATGGCTCCATTCCATACGAATGACGGAGAGCGTCGTTACGTCCTGGTCAGGCTGCCGAAACAGCAGATCCGGGCGGATTTCATGCTCAATGAGAAGACAGAGAACTATCAGAGGATCTTTTGGATCGCTTTGGCCGAGACGGGGGCGTTATTCGTCCTGCTATTTGGCATCAACGTCTATGTGTACAGCCGCTTGGCCGCAGTCAGGTTGACCAACCCGCTTGGCGCGATTGCCGCGGGTATCCGCAGCGTATCGAATGGGCGCTATCATGAGCGGCTTCACATCGAAGCGAATTACGAGCTTGCGCAAATTCAGGAGAGCTTCAACAAGATGGCGGAAAAGCTGGAGCAAGTCGAAGCGAACAATCGGCAGCTGGCAGAGAGCAAGCAGCGGATGCTCGTCCATATTTCGCACGATCTGAGAACGCCAATCACGACGATTCAGGGTTACGTGGAGGCGCTGCAGCATGGGGTCATCAAGGAGGAAGCCGCACGTCAGCGGACCCTCGGTCTTATCCACAGCAAAACGAAGCTGGTCGCTGAACTGATCGACGATGTATTCGAGTTGGCGAAGCTGGAGGTTCCCGACTATCCTGTCGTCAAGAAAGTTTGCGATCTTGCAGAGTTCACGCGCGAAATGGCCGTAGACTATTACGATATGTTCGAGGAAAAGGGGATGAGGTTCGAATTCGACATTCCTTCGGACGAGCTGCCCGTGCCGATCCATACGAAGTTGCTGTACCGGGCGGTCTCCAATCTGCTTGCGAACGCGCTGAAATACAATCCGCCGGTAACGCATGTGCGGCTGTCGCTCATCGACGGGCAGGACGCAGTGCGGATTGAGGTCGCCGATAATGGCGTTGGCATCCCCGCTGAATTGCGTGCCCGTGTCTTCGAGGCGTTCGTCCGCGGAGACGCCGCGCGCAAGAGCGATGGCGGCTCAGGGCTTGGCCTGACGATCGCCAAGCATATCGCAGAGAAGCATGGGGGCAGTCTCGCGCTCGACAGTGACGCAGGCTGGACGCGCTTTGTGCTGACCTTGCCGAAGACAGGGGAGATGGGCCCGGTCATGGAAGAGCCGCACGCGGTGAGCGAAGTCGGAGCTTAAATGCGTCACACGACAGCGAATTGTCGATTTGCCATACCGCAGTTCACCCCCATTCTGAAAGCCCAGTCCGTATCAAGACTGGGCTTTTTTCCTGTCTCCCCCTCCTCAACCAGACCTGTTTAACCTTGTGCGACCGCTGTATAGTTATCCCTTCTCTGGATCGTAGACTTTGATATTCTCTAATTTTAGATGCAAAAAAATTTGAATTTCTGTATTGATATTAATTTTTCATGATGCTACAATAACACTCAGTGATAATGATAATTATTATCAATGAATGATAACTTGCGATGTAAGGAAGTAAATTCATGCAGGATGGAACAAGGTACATACGGATTTAGTTAATCATTCTATTTATATAATTTTTATTTAAAGGAGAGGTCATACAAATGAAAAGATTCATAACGAGCATCTTGATGGTCATCTTGGTATTGGCGTTAGCCGCATGTTCCTCTAATACAAACACTGCGGGGGAAAGCAATACGAAAGCAAATAACAGCAACGCTTCCACTGCAACCGAAACGTCCGCTGAATCGACGGAAGCAGCAAAACCAACGACCGTTGAGTTTACAGATAGCCATGGTACGGTAACGGTTCCGGTTAATCCGAAGAGCGTCGTTGCTTTGGATAACAGAACGTTTGAAACCCTTGCGGATTGGGGGGTTAAGCTCGCGGCTGCACCTAAAGGGGTAATGCCTAAAGATTCCCCTTATGTTGCCGACGAATCGGTACAAGATATCGGTAACCACAGAGAGCCTAACCTGGAAGTCATCGCTGCGGTTAACCCAGATCTGGTGATTGTAGGTCAACGTTTCTCCGGCTACTACGAAGATATTAAGAAGCTTGTTCCGAATGCAGCCGTCATTGATGTAAACGTTGATGTATCCGGTGAAAATGGCACGCCAGGTGACAATCTGGTCAACGGCTTCAAAGAGATTACAACGAAGTTTGGTGAAATCTTCGATAAGAATGAAGAAGCAGCTCAACTGGTAGCCGAATTCGATCAAGCGCTGGCTGACGCGAAAGCAGCTTACAATGGAACAGACAAAGTCATGAGCGTCATTGTTTCTGGTGGTAACATTGGTTTCGCTGCTCCATCTACTGGCCGCGTATGGGGTCCGCTGTACGATATCTTCGGCTGGGTTCCAGCACTGGAGGTAGAGAACGCAACTACTGACCACCAAGGGGATGAAGTTTCTGTAGAAGCTATTGCGCAAAGCAATCCGGATTGGATGTTCGTACTTGATCGCGACGCTGCAACTTCCAGCGGAGAAGAGAGTGTTCCTGCTCAAGACGTAATCAACAATGCTCCGGCACTTCAAAATACAACAGCCGTATCTAAAGGACAAGTTTTGTATGCTCCTACGGACACCTACACAAATGAATCGATTCAAACGTTCATTGAAATCTTCCAAGAAATTGCGCAAACTCTAAAGAAGTAAAATAAAGGAGTACATGATTGTGCCCGAGAATGTTATCGCTGAGGTTGAGACTACTTCTCAACCTCAGCTTTCTAAGCGTAAAAAGATATGGACGTTTCCCTTCATACTTGCCATCCTCGGCGTTATTATTCTAGGTATCATCTCTCTGTTTACGGGGGTGTATGATATCTTTGGACAAGAAGACGGCTGGGATATGTTCTTCATCACTCGGATTCCAAGAACGGTGGCCTTAATGCTTACCGGGGCGGCGATGGCCATGACCGGGCTGATCATGCAGCTGATGACACAGAACAAAATGGTCGAGCCGACCACCATCGGAACAACGGAGTGGGCGGGTTTAGGTCTGCTTACGGTCTACTTGCTAATCCCCAGCCCTTCATTAGTAGTACGGATGACGGGTGCAATTATATTTTCATTCGTTGGAACGATGGTTTTCTTCTTCTTCCTAAGGAGTGTAAGACTTCGCTCTTCTCTGATCGTTCCGATCATTGGATTAATGCTTGGTGCCGTCATCTCGGCATTGTCCACTTTCTTGTCGCTCTTCTTTAACATGTCTCAAGTGATCGAAGGCTGGTTCATCGGTTCTTTCGCTCCAGTTCAAGCCGGAAGATATGAATATTTGTGGATTATTATCATTGTCACGTTCTTCATTTTTCTGTATGCCAATCGTCTAACGCTAGCTGGATTGGGAGAAGACGTAGCCACTGCTTTAGGTGTCAATTACAAACGGCTTATTCTATTAGCGAATTTACTCATTGCAGTTGCCGTAGGGATTGTCGCCTCGGTCATCGGCAATCTTCCTTTCTTAGGATTAATTGTCCCTAACATCATATCCATGGTTCGCGGAGATGATCTTCGAAGTAATCTCCCTTGGGTATGTGTCATGGGGATGGGGACGATCATGCTGTGTGATATCGTATCCAGGGTTATCATTATGCCATTCGAAGTGCCCGTCTCCTTAATTCTAGGTACCGTAGGAGCGGTCGTTTTCATCCTAATTTTGCTAAGACAACGAAAAAGCAGGAGGCTGTGATGAAGACATTAACAGTGGATTCTCAACTCAGCATAAACAGCGAATTAAACGCCAGCCCTCGTGCTAGATCTGCCAGCGCTTTTCGAACCAAGAAAGAAGCGAAACGCTACTGGATTTTATTAGTGTTGTTCATTGGTGTGGGTTTGCTTGCTGCACTTGGGTTGTTGCTTTATAACAATCCAGTACCGGTGGACTCTCCCTCTTTCGTTCCTGTTGTAAAGAGACGGCTCGTGGCCATTGTCGCTATGTTCATTGCTGCATTATGTCACAGCTTCTCAACCGTCGCGTTTCAGTCTGTAACGAATAACCGGATGATTACCCCTTCTCTGCTGGGTTACGAATCCCTTTATTCAGCGATCCAGACCGGTACGTTGTTCTTCTTCGGAGCGGGTGCGCTCGTCAGCTTCACGGGGCAGGGCGCTTTCTTCCTTCAGGTTTCGCTGATGGTTCTGTTGAGCTTAACCTTGTATGGATGGCTGCTGTCCGGGAAGTATGGCAATTTGCAGCTGATGCTTCTCATCGGCATCATTATTGGAGCAGGCCTGAATTCCGTTTCGGGCTTTATGAGACGAATGCTTGCCCCATCGGAGTTTGACCTGCTGCAGTCCAGGCTTATTGGCTCGGTCAATAATGCGGATTCTGAATATTTTCCTATCGTGATTCCGCTTGTTATCCTTACTGCCTTAGGTCTATTCTTCTTTTCTAGAAAGTTAAATGTCCTGGCGCTAGGAAAAGATGTGGCAACGACCTTCGGCTTGAATTATCAGGCGGGCATCATCTTTACGCTTGTCTTAGTCGCTGTCTTAATGGCTATTTCTACTTCATTGCTTGGTCCGCTGACCTTTTTTGGTTTTTTAGTGGCGATGCTGAGCTACCAAGCCGCACCAACGTATGATCACAGATACGTCTTTCCAATGGCTTTTGCCATCGGTTTTTGTATTTTAACGTCTGCTTATTTCTTGTTGTATCACGTCTTTCATGCACAAACCGTCGTAGGTGTCATTATTGAGTTATTTGGTGGACTTGCGTTTCTTATTGTAATCTTAAGGAAGAGGTCGCTATGATAAGTATTCAGAACGCTAGGAAATGGTACGGGGATGAAGTCAAAATCGGGCCCTTAAACATCGAAATTCCCAAAGCCGGGGTAACCTCCTTAATTGGCCCGAACGGTGCTGGAAAATCGACGACGCTTCTCATGATCGGCAGATTGCTGAACATGGATGAGGGTCAAGTTACCGTCGCCAATATGAACGTGACAACATCAAAATCCGATGATCTAGCAAAGATCCTCACGATCTTGCGCCAAGAGAATCATTTCGTTACTAGACTTACCGTCAGACAGCTCGTGGGGTTCGGTAGATTTCCCTATTCCAAGGGAAGATTAACCAAGGAAGATGAAGTCATCATTTCGAAGTATATTGATTTTCTTAAACTGACGGACCTCGAGCATCGGTTTTTGGATGAGCTTTCAGGCGGGCAGAGACAAAGAGCCTATGTAGCCATGGTGCTCTGCCAGGAAACCGAGTACGTGCTGTTAGATGAACCGCTCAACAACTTGGACATTGCCCGTTCGGTACAGATGATGGAGCATCTGAAGATCGCCGCGAATGAGTTTGGCCGAACCATTCTTACCGTCATGCATGACATCAACTTCGCCGCCAAGTATTCCGATCGCATCTGCGCGATGAAGAATGGACAAATTGCCGCATTCGGAACGGTTCAAGAGATTATGAAGCCTGAAATTTTGTCGGACATTTTCGAAACGAAAATTGAAATTATCGAAGGACCTTATGGTCCGATCGCAGTTTATTAGTGAGCGGGAGATCAGTTAAGAGCATAAAGCTGTACGAGGCGAGTTTCAGGTTGTCCTGGGCTCGCCTTTTTGGTGTCTTTTGAACCAAGGAGAGCCCCTTGATTGAGCTAAATTGGCATTGATTGAATCATTGCAGAAGGCGATTGATTATATGGAAGCTCACGTTCTTGATCCTGACCGATATCACGGTTGGTGATTATATTCGGCGGCGTCGGTTAACGCTGGCGGCACAAGAATTAATCAGCACAGACAGCATGGTGTTACTCCGAGTGAAGCCCGAAAAGGGATCGGAAAACTACAATCCAGGGACCTGTCCCAACCGCATTTGTAAATACCTACAGACAAATTTATTCGGAATGGCTGCCTTCAAATGGGTATGTGCCTGCTGAACTCCCGACTATTGAGGCTTATATCAGTCAAGATCTCTATAGTCCGAATTCCAAGAATGAAATCTGGCCTACCGTAAAGTGAAATTGTATTATCAGAAGGCTTGATTCAGATTCAACGGAGAATCAAGTACATTGGACGAGGCTGATCTGCAGCCTTGAGCCCTATAAAAGTGATCACATGACACTGTCATCCCAATCTCCTGACAACTGTGAATTCCGCCGCCCCGGTGTTCAAAGGTAGAATGAAGCTACCAAGAGAAACGAAAGGACGGGAAAGGGATGGAGAATCACGGCGGGAGAATACGCTTGCTCGATATTCTGAGAGGGTTCGCGGTGTTGGGGACGCTGGGGACGAATATCTGGATTTTCGCGCATTTGGGAGACGTTAATTATGTCTTTACTTTTTATCATGCGGCGTGGTGGTCGTCGCTTCAGGACTTCGTGCGAGTCTTCGTGTTGTTCTTGGTCAACGGCAAGCTGCTGGGCTTGTTGACGAT
This region includes:
- a CDS encoding poly(ethylene terephthalate) hydrolase family protein, with amino-acid sequence MAETELSRRGSIRTWRERIVGGIKRQPPLTPGWKGASIALFGIAGVIFLIQSYHLIGSRGLWDYVTGTGVFLLAIALIAMVIAGVLHLAKRMPSRYIGLALASFILLFISFIGPMTVMFIVTLSVLAGCSLSGAIISRWIRGSYREAKTRTKVIAGIATAVTVVFTLCTGAWLVDGGRAELAKPYRLSVMKAPEHYPGTLANPAEPGTYPIKKLTYGSANGYRKVFNAEDSLITEPVDGSAFVANWSSLRTKTFGFGPEAIPLNGLVWYPDGEGPFPLVMIVHGNHLATDYSDPGYAYLGELLASRGYIVVSIDENFLNTSPFDDLFMLNVLEKENPARGWLMLEHLSVWKKWNGTVGNPFYGKVDMHRIALIGHSRGGEAVTVAAAYNQLQSPPEDGNIKFNYGFGIRSVISLAGTDGQYEPASRPTELIDLNYLALQGAHDMDVSSFAGASQYNRVGFTPGSDNFKASVYIYGANHGQFNTVWGRSDAPGLGNLLYNRAQLIPQEEQLQAAKVLISSFLDATLYGRTEYRAIFQDLGHAREWLPDTMYINDYLDARTTLISTFDEDIDLSTTTLPGGQLIGERLTEWKEEQVEMKFAPGPFSAVRLGWDRGKVDGIPSYTIVLPDTGLAVPPNGTLVFSMADRSGTQEELVDLTIEVEDTSGNTASMPLSAAGGLLPMFEGGIVKWPFTSLMPTKEPVFQNFAFRLSDFRHVNPSFQPERISRIRFVFDQSANGSIYLRDVGLRDDAAISDAVKSTIGKENER
- a CDS encoding response regulator transcription factor; translation: MRKTILLVDDEQDIVDMLKLFLEPDYHVLEANDGQSAMEMFARASIDLAVIDIMMPYVDGFKLLQWIRKHSRIPVIVLSAKNQEADKIAGLGLGADDFIAKPFSPLEVVARIQAHLRRTYEFNDAGAAAGAGVDTAIAETRLGELILDHEACLLYKRGEPIELSAIEYKLLKLFMSKPGRIYTKKQIFEQVWSEPYIADDNTIMVQISRLRDKIEDSPREPFYIRTVRGLGYRFAKKDELDAT
- a CDS encoding sensor histidine kinase produces the protein MQRKPKKLFGMLLRNYVIFSLTLGMSFIVLLLFFVERTNVRMPKDMSLLQAHAIVRPDPADIQSDVIEEVDGWVEILDEQLRIMEVRGEKRDGNVTGYTEGELNALFYDSDDNPYYTSMAPFHTNDGERRYVLVRLPKQQIRADFMLNEKTENYQRIFWIALAETGALFVLLFGINVYVYSRLAAVRLTNPLGAIAAGIRSVSNGRYHERLHIEANYELAQIQESFNKMAEKLEQVEANNRQLAESKQRMLVHISHDLRTPITTIQGYVEALQHGVIKEEAARQRTLGLIHSKTKLVAELIDDVFELAKLEVPDYPVVKKVCDLAEFTREMAVDYYDMFEEKGMRFEFDIPSDELPVPIHTKLLYRAVSNLLANALKYNPPVTHVRLSLIDGQDAVRIEVADNGVGIPAELRARVFEAFVRGDAARKSDGGSGLGLTIAKHIAEKHGGSLALDSDAGWTRFVLTLPKTGEMGPVMEEPHAVSEVGA
- a CDS encoding siderophore ABC transporter substrate-binding protein — protein: MKRFITSILMVILVLALAACSSNTNTAGESNTKANNSNASTATETSAESTEAAKPTTVEFTDSHGTVTVPVNPKSVVALDNRTFETLADWGVKLAAAPKGVMPKDSPYVADESVQDIGNHREPNLEVIAAVNPDLVIVGQRFSGYYEDIKKLVPNAAVIDVNVDVSGENGTPGDNLVNGFKEITTKFGEIFDKNEEAAQLVAEFDQALADAKAAYNGTDKVMSVIVSGGNIGFAAPSTGRVWGPLYDIFGWVPALEVENATTDHQGDEVSVEAIAQSNPDWMFVLDRDAATSSGEESVPAQDVINNAPALQNTTAVSKGQVLYAPTDTYTNESIQTFIEIFQEIAQTLKK
- a CDS encoding ABC transporter permease is translated as MIVPENVIAEVETTSQPQLSKRKKIWTFPFILAILGVIILGIISLFTGVYDIFGQEDGWDMFFITRIPRTVALMLTGAAMAMTGLIMQLMTQNKMVEPTTIGTTEWAGLGLLTVYLLIPSPSLVVRMTGAIIFSFVGTMVFFFFLRSVRLRSSLIVPIIGLMLGAVISALSTFLSLFFNMSQVIEGWFIGSFAPVQAGRYEYLWIIIIVTFFIFLYANRLTLAGLGEDVATALGVNYKRLILLANLLIAVAVGIVASVIGNLPFLGLIVPNIISMVRGDDLRSNLPWVCVMGMGTIMLCDIVSRVIIMPFEVPVSLILGTVGAVVFILILLRQRKSRRL
- a CDS encoding iron chelate uptake ABC transporter family permease subunit gives rise to the protein MKTLTVDSQLSINSELNASPRARSASAFRTKKEAKRYWILLVLFIGVGLLAALGLLLYNNPVPVDSPSFVPVVKRRLVAIVAMFIAALCHSFSTVAFQSVTNNRMITPSLLGYESLYSAIQTGTLFFFGAGALVSFTGQGAFFLQVSLMVLLSLTLYGWLLSGKYGNLQLMLLIGIIIGAGLNSVSGFMRRMLAPSEFDLLQSRLIGSVNNADSEYFPIVIPLVILTALGLFFFSRKLNVLALGKDVATTFGLNYQAGIIFTLVLVAVLMAISTSLLGPLTFFGFLVAMLSYQAAPTYDHRYVFPMAFAIGFCILTSAYFLLYHVFHAQTVVGVIIELFGGLAFLIVILRKRSL
- a CDS encoding iron ABC transporter ATP-binding protein; protein product: MISIQNARKWYGDEVKIGPLNIEIPKAGVTSLIGPNGAGKSTTLLMIGRLLNMDEGQVTVANMNVTTSKSDDLAKILTILRQENHFVTRLTVRQLVGFGRFPYSKGRLTKEDEVIISKYIDFLKLTDLEHRFLDELSGGQRQRAYVAMVLCQETEYVLLDEPLNNLDIARSVQMMEHLKIAANEFGRTILTVMHDINFAAKYSDRICAMKNGQIAAFGTVQEIMKPEILSDIFETKIEIIEGPYGPIAVY